Part of the Neisseria leonii genome is shown below.
GATTTGGGTAATGCGGCCGACATTGACGCTCAATACGCGGATAACGGTGTTATTGACCTCAATCCCTTCGGCACTGTCCATATACAGTGTGATTTCGGGGCCGCTGCTGCGGATATGTTGTACCAGCAGCCATGCGCCGATCAGCAGGGCAGTCAGCGGCACCAGCCAGACGGTGGAAATCAGGGTACGGGTTTGCCGAATTCGGGCAGATACCGGTTCGGAGGGCGGATTAGGGTTGCTCATGAGATGTAACCGTTTCGGATGATTTGTTCCACAACAGGCGCGGGTCGAAAAAATGGGCGGAAAGCATGGTCAGCAGGACGACGGCGCAGAAATACAGCGCGGCCGGCCCGGCCGTTACGCGCACCACCGGTGTGGCGAACGCACTCATCAAAATAATGATGACAAAAATATCGATCATCGACCAGCGGCCGACCGATTCGGTAAAACGGTACAGCCGCGACATCACATGAGCCTGTGCGGGCAGGCCGGCACGGGCGGAAAAAATCAATACCGTCATCATCAGGATTTTCAGCGTAGGTACGACAATGCTGGCACTGAAAATAACCGCCGCCACGAAAGGGTCGCTCTGCCACATCAGAATGATGCCGCTGATGATGGTGCTGGCATCATAGGCCAGCGGCGTGGAAGTAATCATAATCGGCAGCAGGTTGGCCGGAATATACAGTATCGCGGCGGCCAGCAGGAAGGCGGCCGACAGGTGCAGGCTGCCGGGGCGGCGGGCAAACAGGCGCGAACCGCATACCCGGCACAGGGTTTCCTGTCGCGGGCGGAAATACAGGCAGCGGCTGCAACAGACTGCGTCCTGCCCGTCGGCGGGCGGCGTGCTGCGGCGGTTCAGACGGCCAATCTGTTCGTAAACCCAATGTTCCGGTACGGCCAGTACGGTGCGGGCCAGCAGCAGCGCCATCAGCGGCATCAGCCAGAATGCGGGGCCGAAAGCGATATCGGCCAGTGCGCTCAGCTTGATGTAGGCCACCAGTGTGGAGACAAAAAACACGTCTACCATCATCCATTCGCGCATCCGCAGCATCGTGCGCGCGGCAGTCCGCAGGCCGGGCAGCGGGCGGCGGCGTATCAGGGCGCAGAAAACGTACAGGCACAGCAGCAGGAAAACCAGCGGTGCGCCGAATGTGAAGAGGAACATTACATCGGCCAGCAGGCCGAATTCCTGCGCCACCAAAGCTTTGATCATGCTGGGCAGAGAGAGGTCGGCGTACACGCCCGGCATGGACACGCTGATAAAGCGTGTGCTGTACAGATAAACCAACAGCAGCAGCGCGGCAGCGGCCAGGGCGGCGGGCAGGGTAAACGGATTGTGTTCGATGCGCAGCAACCCGTGGCCGCAGCGCGGGCAGTCGCAAGCCTGCCCCTGACCGAGTGCGGGAATACCGCACAACAGCCCGCACTCGGGGCAGTTCAGCCGGTGTGCGGGCAGGGCGGCACGTCCGTCGGTTGGACGGCCGGGCAGACGCATGTGGAACAGGGAGAAGGGAATCGGCCGCATCACTCGGTTTTTTCGGCGGGAAATCGGCAGATTATAAAGCAGCATGCCGTCTCAGGCCGTCTGAAAGCGGTATTTTTTCGGTTTTTAACCTGCATGGCGCGGGGCGGTCAGACACCGGTCAAAACGGCAGGGGCAAAACGGGCAACGGTATCGCGCAGGGCAATCAGTTTGCCGTGGAAAAAATGTGAGGCCTGCGGCAGAACCAACACCGGAATACCCTGCGGTTCGGCCCAGTCCAGAATGCTTTTGAGCGTAACCACCTCGTCGCATTCGCCGTGAATCACCAGCGTTTTGGCCGCTTCGGGCAGGGCGGGGGTGCGCCGTTCGCGGTAGTGGTTGGCCGCCGCGCCGATTAAGAGCAGCAAATCGGGCTGATGCTGTTCGGCTGCCAGCAGCGAGACATAACCGCCGAAAGAAAAACCGGCGATGACGGTTTTGGCCGCTTCGGGGTGGCGGCTGCGGGCATGGTTTAAGACGGCCAGACAGTCTTCGGCTTCGCCCTCGCCGTAGTCGTGCGTGCCATCACTGCCGCCGACACCGCGCAGATTGGGCAGGTAGCAGTGAAAACCCATTTGGGCCAGCACTTTGGCGGCCGTCTGAATGACTTTGTTGGTGTTCGTGCCGCCTTGCAGCGGGTTGGGGTGGTTGATGACCGCCACGCCCTGTACACGGCCTTGGGCGGGCAGGCAGAGCGTTTCCAGACGGCCTGAGGGGCCGTCGATATAGATGGGTTCGGGGGTATTCAGCATGGTTCAATCCAACAGCAGGCGTTCGACTGCCTGACGGTTTTGCAGCTCGTGCAGCAGAATATCGTTTAAATCGTTTTCATTTTGATAGCGGTACCAGCGCGCTTCGGGATAAATGACCATCAGCGGCCCGCTTTTACAGCGGCCGAGGCAGCCGGCTTTGCTGATGCGCAGTTTGCCGGGGCCGGCGAGACCGAGTTGGTTGCAGCGGCTTTTCAAAAAAGCCAGCGCGGCATCGGCTTCGCCGTTGTCGTTGCAGCTTTGGGCGCAGGCATCGTGGCGGGCGTTGGTGCAGATAAAGAGGTGTCGCTCGAAAAAACTCATGGTTGGTTTCCTCAAAGATTTTTTCCGTCGGGCGGGACGGCAAAGTGCAGGCTGCGGCCGTTGTGCGGGTTGGCCGATTTGAGCGCGCCAAGCAGGGTGTGGAAGTCGAGACCGTACTGTCCGCCCAGTTTGTCCGCGCGTTTTTTCAGATGGGCGAAACGGCATTCGGCCGGCGGGCGGCAGAATGCCATGACGGCGCTGTTGCCGTGGGTTTCGGCGGGCACTTCCCATACCCGCCCGTCGAAGACGGTGCGCAGGGCGGAGACAAAGTGCGGATAGCGCTTGTCGCCGGTCCACCAGTTGGTGACGAACATGCCGTCTTCCGACAATGCGCGGCGGCAGTCGGCAAAAAACTCGGGGCTGACCAAGTCGTCGATAATCTGTTCGCCGTCAAAACCGTCCACCAGCAGAATGTCCGTGCCGCCCAGCAGGGTTTTGACGTATTGCGCGCCGTCGGCGGCCACGATTTCGAAACGGCCGTCGTCTTCGGGCGGCAGCTCGAACAGGCTGCGCGCCACGGCAATCACCTGAGGGTTGATTTCGACGGCGGTTTGGCGGGTGTCGGGCAGGCGGGCATCGATCCAGCGGGCGAACGAGCCGCCGCCCAAACCGATTTGGGTGATGTGGCGGGGCGGCTCGGGAACGAACAGCAGCCAGGCCATCATGGCGCGGCTGTAAGAAAGTACCAGCTCTTCCGGATTGTCGAGGTTCATCGAGCTCTGAATGGTGCTGCTGCCCAAATGCAGCGAACGGATGCCGTTTTCTTCCGAAATGCCGACTTCGGGCATGGCACTGTGCCGGACACGGTTGCGGCGGTAGGGGTGGGTCATGGGACGGTCAGGGAAAAAAGGGCGGATATTGTAGCCGAAAAAAGCCCTGTGGGGACGGTGCAAAACGGAAAAAGCGTGCAAAAGCGGTAGGCGGTTCGGAAAAATGGCAGGCCGTCTGAAAGCGGGTGCAGCGGGTTTCTTTTTGGCTTCGCAGGAATCCGCTGCGCTCCCATGTAGGTCGGATACTGGTATCCGACAAAAGCAGTTTCATGCGTTTTAGCTTCGCAGAAACGGTGCGGTGCACCGTTTTCAGACGGCCGAAGAAAATGGCAGGCTGGAAACCTGCCATTGTCAAACACTTGTTGCGCCGGAAAACCGGCGGGTACAGGGTTTACGCGGCCTGAATATTGGCGGCCTGTTTGCCTTTGGGGCCGGTGGTAACGTCGAAAGACACTTTCTGACCCTCTTTCAGGGTTTTGAAGCCTTCCATATTGATGGCAGAGAAGTGTGCGAACAGATCTTCGCCGCCCTCGTCGGGTGTGATGAAACCAAAGCCTTTGGCGTCGTTAAACCATTTGACAGTACCGGTTGCCATGTGATGCTACTTCCTATAAAAAATTAATCAATCAAGCAAAACGGGCAGCACGATAACACGGAAATTCAGACGAATAATGTTAGAGTAGTTGCCAAACTCTGCTTAAGGCTGCTTTTTACCTTTGTTAAGTATTGTCGTCAAGCTTGCGGCGGAAAAAAACCTGTTTTTACCGTAAAACAGCTAAAATACAACAAAAATAAGATGGATTTGCACTAAAAGAGATTTGCGGGCATGCGGAAGGCAGGCCGTCTGAAACCGTATCCGTTCGGGTGCTGCGGAAAAAACTGCCTGCCCGTTTTAGCTCTGCAGAAACCCGCTTCGCCCGTTTCAGACGGCCTACTTGAAAAGCGGCGGTGGCGGCCCGAATTGTGTGGCCGCCCGATGGGGACGGTTTTAAAATTTTTGGTGTTTGATGATGGCGATACAGCAGCAGACCGGCGGTTCGGCAGTGGCCGACCGTCTCGCGCCGCCGAAACGGTACGGCGTTTTTTTGTTGAACGACGATTACACGACGATGGATTTTGTTGTGCAGATTCTGATGCAGGTGTTCGGCCTGCCGAGCGGGCGGGCGGCGGCGGTAATGCTGCTGGTGCACCACGAGGGGCGCGGCCTGTGCGGGGTGTACAGCCGCGATGTGGCTCTGACGAAAAAGCATCAGGTGGCTTCGCGGGCGGCCGATGCCGGGTTCCCGTTGAAATGTGCGGTGGAGGAAATGTCGTGATTTCGGCCGAGTTGGAAAAAATATTGCAGCGTGCCTATGTGGACGCGCGCCGCCGTGCGTTCGAGCTGATTACGCTCGAACATCTTCTGCTGACGCTGATGACGGAGTCGGCGGAGGTGGCCGAGGTGCTGGCCGCGTTGTCGGTGGATACCGGTGTGCTGCAAAAGCAGTTGGAAGACAGTATGCGCCAGAATACGCCTGTGCTGCCCGAAGACGTGCTGGCGCAGACGGAAACCCAGCCGACTTTGGGTTTCCAGCGGGTTTTGCAGCGGGCGATGGTGCATGTGCAGTCGGCCGGTCAGGGACAAGTGAAGCCGCTGGACGTGCTGGTGGCACTGATGAGCGAAAAAGACAGTCCGGCCGTGTATTTTCTCCAATTGCAGTCGGTGGGGCGTAGCGATGTGCTGCGTTATCTGGCGCACGGCGACAGCGCAGAACCTGCCGAAGGGGAAGCGGGCGGCAGAGGCCGTCTGAAAACGGCGGCCGATGTTTTGGCGAAATATACGCTGAATCTGAACGAAGAAGTCAAAGCAGGGCGCATCGACCCCTTAATCGGCCGTGCGCCCGAGATGGCGCGGCTGATGCAGGTGCTGTGCCGACGGCGCAAAAACAATCCGATTCTGGTGGGCGAGGCGGGTGTCGGCAAAACCGCGCTGGCCGAAGGTCTGGCGTATCAGATTGTGCAGGGCAAAGTGCCGGCGGTGCTGGCCGGGCAGACGGTTTACGCGCTGGATATGGGCGCGCTGGTGGCCGGTACGAAATACCGGGGCGATTTTGAAGAACGCATGAAGGCGGTGGTGCAGGCGCTGGAAAAGCAGGGTGATGCGGTGTTGTTTGTCGATGAAATCCATACGCTTATCGGGGCGGGCAGCACATCGTCGGGCAATATGGACGCGGCCAATTTGCTCAAACCCGCTTTGGCCAAAGGTACGCTGCGCTGCATCGGTGCAACGACTTACGATGAGTTCCGTACCATTTTTGCCAAAGATGCCGCACTCAGCCGCCGTTTCCAGAAAATCGACATCCATGAGCCGAGCGTGGAGGAGACAACGGCGATTCTGCGCGGGCTGAAAGCATCTTTTGAACATTTTCACGAAGTGCGCTACACCGACGAAGCCTTGCGTGCGGCGGCCGAGCTGTCGGCACGCCACATCAGCGACCGTTTCCTGCCCGATAAGGCGGTAGACGTGGTGGACGAAGCGGGTGCGGCGCAGCGGATGCTGCCCAAATCGCGCCGCAGCAAAACCATCGGCAAGGCGCAGATTGAAGCGGTGGTGGCGAAAATGGCGCGCATTCCCGAAAAAAGCGTGTCGCACGACGACAAGCAGCTGCTGCAATATCTGGCGCGCGATGTGAAAAATATGGTATTCGGACAGGACGCGGCGGTGGAGGCACTGGTGTCGGCAGTGAAAATGGCGCGGGCGGGGCTGGCTGCGGCAGATAAACCGGTGGGCAGTTTTCTGTTTTCCGGCCCCACGGGCGTGGGCAAAACCGAAGTGGCGCGCCAGCTGGCCTTTTCGCTCGGTATTCCGCTGCAACGCTTCGATATGTCGGAATATATGGATCGTCATGCCGTAGCGCGTTTAATCGGTGCGCCGCCGGGCTATGTCGGCTTCGAGCAGGGCGGGCTGCTGACCGAGGCAGTGAACAAACAGCCGCATTGTGTGCTGCTGCTGGACGAAATCGAAAAAGCGCATCCCGATATTTTCAATATCCTGCTGCAAGTGATGGACGCGGGGCGGCTGACCGACAACAACGGCAAAAGTGCCGATTTCCGCCATGTCATTCTGATTATGACCACCAACGCGGGCGCCGAAAGCCTGAGCCGGCCGAATGTGGGCTTTACCGGCAGCCGCGCGCGCGGCGACGAAACGGAAGCCATCCGCAAAACCTTTACCCCCGAGTTCCGCAACCGTTTGGATGCGGTGATTCCGTTTGCGCCGCTGGATGCGGCGGTAGTGGCCAAAGTGGTGGATAAGTTCCTGCTCCAATTGGAACAGCAATTGGCGCAAAAACAGGTGGAAGCCGAATTCGGTACGGCGCTGCGCGCCTATCTGGCCGAAAAAGGGTTTGATCCGCAAATGGGTGCGCGCCCGCTGCACCGCCTGATTCAGGACAAATTGCGCCGTGCGCTGGCCGACGAATTGCTGTTCGGCCGTTTGAGCGGCGGCGGTTATGTTTTTTTGGATTGGGATACGCAGGCGGAAGAAGTCGTGTTGCAGTTCGATAAAGCCGCGGAGGCCGTCTGAAAAACGGAAAACCGCAGATTCAGACGGCCTTGCAGCCGTTCGCGCTTGAAAGGAAAATCTCATGACGCACACCGCAATGAACTGGACGAAATTATTGTCCACCCGCCGTTTCCGCCCCAAAGACGGGCAGATTCAGCCCACCAGCACGCCGTCCAGCCAAGAGGGCATCGATGCGCTGCGCACCGATTTCCACATCGATTACGACCGTGTGGTTTTCTCAGGCGCGTTCCGCCGCTTGGGGCGCAAAACGCAGGTACACCCGTTTGCCGAGCACGACCACACCCACAACCGGCTGACCCACAGCGTCGAAGTGGCGAGTGTGGGGCGCAGCTTAGGCAACCGCGTGGGCGTGATGCTGCACAAAGGCGGCTTCCTGCCGCCGGGCAATACGGCGGGCGACATCGGCGCAGTGGTGCAGGTGGCCTGTCTGGCGCACGATTTGGGTAACCCGCCGTTCGGCCACACCGGCGAAGACGCGTTGCGCGACTGGTTTCGCAATCCCGCCCACGCCGTTTATCTCGAAAAACTGAGCGAGGCCGAGCGCAACGATGTGCAGACTTATGAAGGCAACGCCCACAGTCTGCGCATTTTGGCCGGATTGGAAATGTACCGCGGCAAAGGCGGTATGCGCCTGACGGCCGCCACCATCGGCACGCTGCTCAAATATCCGTGGACTACGCTCGACCCGCGCGGGCGCAAAAAATTCAATATCTATCAAACCGAATTACCGTTTATCCGCCGTGTGGCCGAAGAACTGGGGCTGCCCGAATATGCGCCCGATGCGTGGGCGCGCCACCCGCTGTCGTACCTGATGGAAGCGGCCGACGATATTTGTTATGCCCTGTTAGACTTGGAAGACGGCGTGGAATTGGGGCTGTTGGGCGATACCGAAGTGGAAAGCATACTCTCGCCGCTGACGTTCCGCGAAACGGCGGGTGCGTGGCAGCAGGCGCAAAGCAGCCTGCAACACTGCGCCATGCTGCGCGGTATGGCCATCGGCCGCGCCATCGACGATGTGGCGCAAACCTTTATGCTGCACCAGGCCGATTTGCTCGACGGTTCGTTCAAGGGCAAAGACCTGCTGGCATTGAGCAGCGCCGAAGTACAGGATACTTTGGAAAAAGCGAAAGATTTGGCGCGCACGCGCATCTTCCGCCATCAAAGCAAACTGATGACCGAAATTGCCGCCTTCCCGTGTCTGGCTTCGGTGCTGGATTTGCTGGTACCGGCAGCCTATGCCCTGATAACGGCAGGTCAGGTCAGCGCACGTCAGTCGCTGGCCTTGGACCTGCTGAAAAACGGCGACCCGATCCGTGGGGAGGACAGTCTGTATGAGGCGTATATGAAAATCCTCGATTTTGTCGGCGGCATGACCGACAATGCGGCGGCCAGAATGGCCAGAGAGTTGTCCGGTGTGGGCATGATTTAGTGCGGGAAAATTTGTTGTCTGAAATTTCAAAACCTTAAATTTCCAGACGGCCTGAAATGCGTCCGACGGCTGGACAGGAGGGAGAGTTTTCTGTATAGTCCGGTTTTCTTGATTCACGGCACTAACGAAGCGCAGTGACACACGCACCCGTAGCTCAGTTGGATAGAGTATCTGGCTACGAACCAGAGGGTCGGGCGTTCGAATCGCTCCGGGTGCGCCATCAAGACACCGCGCCCATCGTCTAGCGGTTAGGACATCGCCCTTTCACGGCGGTAACCGGGGTTCGATTCCCCGTGGGCGTGCCAGATTATGCAAACCCCTTAAACTAGAGTTTAAGGGGTTTGTTGCATTTGTATTTTGCTTTATGATGGGCTGCAACGTTTTGATTGTGCGCAAGCGGCGACGGTGCGTTGGTGGCTTGTGTGCCTGTTTGTGTTGCGGATTGTTCCGATACGGGTCTGTCCGATTCCGGTCTGTTCAGGTTTTGCAGGGCAAAGGCCGTCTGAACGGATGATTCTGCGGAGGCAAACCCGGTTCTGTACCGTTTTCAGACGGCCTTATGCCGATTTGTCCGCTTCGCCGTTAAACGGTTTGTTATCGATTGCTTTATCTGGGAGAAACATTATGCCTAAACCGTTTGCCCCGCCCAAGCTGCGTTCCGGCGGCCATATCCGCATACTCAGCCCGTCATCGTCTGTGGTGCATATCGGCGGTTTCGAGGCCAATCTGGCGGCCAAGCGGCGGCTGGAGAGTTTGGGTTTTCAGGTGTCGTTTTCTGAACACTATCTGGAAAACGATTTATTCGGCTCGGCCGGTATTGCATCGCGGGTGGCCGATATTCATCAGGCATTTGCCGATGCCTCTGTGGATGCGGTACTGGCGACCATCGGCGGTTTTAACAGCAACGAGTTGCTGCCGCATCTGGATTTTGATCTGATTCGGCGCAATCCGAAAATTTTTTGCGGTTACTCGGATACCACGGCGGTATTGAGCGCGATATTCGCCAAAACGGGGCTGATGACGTATTACGGTGCGAGTTATTCTGCTTTTAAGATGGAAGAGTTGCAGGCGTATCAAACGCAAAGCTGGCTGTCGGCCGTTACCCGCAGCCGTTATGTGCTGGAGCCCGGTGCGCAATGGTCGTCCGACAAATGGTTTCTGCCCGATGTCCGCCGCTGCCTGTTTGATACCGAATGGAAAGTGTACCGGCCCCAAGCGGGCAATAGTGCAGAGGGGCGAGCCATCGGCGGCAATCTGGCCACTTTCGCGTTATTGAACGGCACGCCTTATGCGGTGGATACGGCGGATTTGGGCGATTATGTGCTGTTTTTGGAAAGTTCGGAAAGTCATGATTATTTGGCGGTTTCCCGCCAGCTGGCTGCTGTTTTGCAGGTTTATCCGGAGCCGCAGGCTGTGGTGTTCGGCCGTTTTCCGACGGAATGCGGTATGACGGCCGAACGGTGGCGGTATATTTTGGCCAAACACGAAGTGTTGCAGCGCGTGCCTGTACTGTACGATTTGGATTTCGGCCACACCCAGCCGCTGTTTACTTTTGCTTTGGGCGCGCGGGTGCGGGTGGACGCGGAGCATCTGCGGATTGAGGTGGACGAAGTGGCGGATTGATTGCCGCCCGCAGGGAAAGCCGCATGCTGTCAGGCCGTCTGAAAACGCTGTTTGCTGTTTTCAGACGGCCTTGGTATTGGGGTGGAGTGGCGGTGGTATGCCAACCATGGAAAAACATTGAAAGCACTTGGTGCAGGTCGGATTCTCGAATCCGACACCGCTTGATGTAACGGAAGCGGCGGGACAGATAATCGTGTCCGCGATTTTTGGCAGACAAAATAAATTCAGACGGCCTGGGGCGGTTTGGGCGGTGGGGATAAAATCGGGTGAATAATCGGGACGGCATCGCCGATTTTTTCCGGCCGCATCGGGAGCGTATCCGCTGTGTGCCGATTGCAGTACAATTGCGTTTTGTGCAAATAAAAAAGGAAGCACCGTGTTTTTTGTCGACCGTTGTGCCGTAGTGCTCAAACCCACGCAGAAATTTCTCGACTGGCTCAAAGCGGATAATGATGATCTGCCCGAACTGGGCTTGGAGCAGTTGCGCAGCAACTGTACGGTTTATCTGGTACCCGAGGCGGAAACGCCCGAAGCGGTGGTGGCGTATTTCGACGAGCATTATCCGCGCGTTTTCGCGGCCGAGCTCTCGGCATGGGAGGAAGATGAAAGCCGCTGGCCGCAAGACAGGGGACTGGCCGCGTTTTGGCAGTTTTTCGATGTGGAAATCCACGATATGGTGCTGGATATGGAAGCGGGCGACATGCAGGTCAGCCCGGTTCTGGACAATATGATGTAAGGTTATGCAGCCGTTTCGCACCGAATTTCGTCCGAGCCGCCGCGCGGCGTGGCTGGTGGTATTTCTGCACACGCTGGCGGCGGGTATGTTGCCGTTTCTGCACGGTTATCAGCTGGGGACGGCGGCGGTACTGCTGCCGCTTTCGGCCGCGTATGCCTGGCGCGTGCGGTGTCTGCGGCACCGAAACGCCGTGGCGGCCTTGGTGGTGGATACGGCGGGGCGGGCGCAGCTGTATGGGCGCGACGGCCGCAAAACGGCGGCATGGCTGCGGCCGGGCAGTTTGGTGCACCGCCAATGTTGCCTGCTGCATTGGCAAACGGAAAACGGCCGTATCCGCCAGCAGGTTTGGCCGGATATGACCGATGCGGACAGCTACCGCCGTCTTTTGGTGTGGGCGCGTTTCGTACCGCCCGATCCGTCATCGGTGCGGCAGAAGCCATCTTTCATAACGGGCGTTTTCAGACGGCCTCGGGAATAGCATAACGATGAAACATTTAAACGACTGGCTGGCGCATTTGGAAACCGCGCACAGCAACGGCCTGATTGATATGGGTTTGGGGCGCGTCGGCGAAGTGAAAGCGCGCATGGGGCTGGAACCTGCCTGCCCCGTGATTGTGGTGGCGGGTACCAACGGCAAAGGTTCGGTCTGCGCGTTTCTGACACATATCTACCGGCAGGCAGGGTTTAAAGTCGGCACGCTGACCAGTCCGCATTTATTGAAATTCAACGAGCGGATTGTCGTGAACGGCGAAGCGGCAGACGATGAAACCATCGTCGCCGCTTTCGAGCGCATCGAAGCGGCGCGCGGTGAGATTTCGCTGACATATTTTGAATTTAATACTTTGGCGGCGGTGGATATCTTTATCCGCGAACATGTCGATGTGATGGTGTTGGAAGTGGGTTTGGGCGGCCGTTTGGATGCGGTCAATGTTTTCGATGCCGATGTGGCGGTGGTAACCGGTGTGGATTTGGACCATCAGGCGTTTCTCGGCGATACGGTCGAGGCGGCGGCACGGGAAAAAGCAGGTATATTCCGCAGCGGCAAGCCGGCCGTGTGCGGGCAGAATCCGCCGCCCGAATCGCTGCGCGGCCATGCGCAAACCATCGGTGCGCCGCTGCTGCTGGCCGGTGCCGACTTTTCTTTCGACAAATTGGACAACCAGCAATGGTCGTTCCATTTTATGCCGCGTCATACAGCAGGCGGCCTGTTTTCAGACGGCCTCATCCGCCGCCGTCACGCGCTGCCGATACCTGCGCTGCGCGGGGCGTACCAGCTGGGCAATGCGGCCTGCGCACTGGCGGCGGTCGAATGTTTGAATGCACGGCTGCCGGTGGACATCGGCGCGATTAAGCGCGGCCTGCTGCTGGCGGAAAACCCCGGCCGCTTCCAAGTGCTGCCCGGCCGCCCGCTGACGGTGCTCGATGTCGGCCACAATCCCCATGCCGCCCGCGCTTTGCGTCAGGGCTTGATGGCGCTGCCGTTTGCCGCCAAACGCACGGCGGTGTTCAGTATGTTGGCGGACAAAGATATGGCGGCGGTGTTGGAGGTTGTGAAAGACCAGTTCGACGAATGGTTTGTCGCTCCGCTGCATCTGCCGCGCGGCCGCGATGCCGCCGATTTGCAGGCGGGGTTGAATGCGGCCGGTATTGAAGCGGTACGCTGTTTCGGCAGCGTGGCCGATGCCTACCGCGCGGCTTTGGCGCAGGCGGCGGAAAATGATAGAATCGTCGTTTTCGGATCTTTCCACACGGTGGCTGAAGTGGCGGCCGGAGCGAACGGATAACAGATGGCAAACAAACGATTCTCCCACCCTGCTGAAACCATAGAGCAGCTGAAAAAGAAAAACCGGCGCAGGCTGGTTGCCGTATCGGTTTTGGTGGTGCTTGCGGGCATATTGTTGATTTACAACCTCAACAATCGTTCTGATGACGGCAGCGAGGCCGGGCGCATCAGTATTCAGACGGCCTCGGGCATGGAAGAAGGCGGCGAAGTTGCTGCGGCTTCGGAAAACGCCGATTCGGATACGGTTTCCGGCGTGGTTTTGGAGCCGGAGCCGGGGCGGATCAGCCAAACCGATCTGGCCAATCCGTTTGACCAAACGGCGAGTACGGCTGATGAAAGCGGACAGGCCGCTCCTGCTGAGGATCGTGTGGCTGATGGTGCAGAGGCAGGCAGTACGGCCGCCTCTGCCGCCGTTTCGGCACCGGCCGCACGGCAAACGGTGGATACGCCCGAACCGGTAGTAACCATCAGCGGGGCGGGGCGGTCTGCCGAGCAGGCCGCACAGGAGGCGCGCGAAAAAGCCGCTGCCGCCACCCGGAAACTGGCCGAAGAAAAACGCCGTGCCGCAGCCGAAGCAGCGGCGGCGCAGGCCGAAAAAGATAAAGCGGCCGCACAGGCACAGCGTGCCGCCGATGCCGAGAAAGCACGTCTGCGCCAAGCAGCGCAGGCCAAGCGCGAAGCGGAGGAACAGCGCAGCCGGCAGGAGGCCGAAGCGAAAAAAGCGGCAGAAGCCGAAAAACGGGCGCAGGAGAAGCGGGCGGCCGAGTTGAAGAAGCAGCAGGAAGCGGCACGCGCGGCGGAAGCGAAAAAGCGCGAGCAGGCTGCCAAAGCCGGTGCCGACAGACGCACCGAAGAAAAACGGGCGGCCGACAGAGCGCGCGCGGCACTGAACAATCAGGCGGCCAAAACCGCCAAAGCCGATCCGCAGGCTATTTTGAACGGTAAAGCAGGCGGCGGGGCAGTGATTCAGGCGGGTGCATTTACCGCCTTGGCACAGGCGGAACAGGTGCAGCAGAAACTGGCCGGGGCCGGTATCAGTGCCTATATCCGCGAAGCAGATACCAGCAAGGGCAAGGTTTACCGTGTGCGGACGGGGGCTTATCCCAGCCGTGCGGCAGCCGAAGCGGCCTTGGCCAAGGTGCGTGCGCAGGGTCTGGACGGTATGGTTATCGGGCGGTAGTGATGACGCTGTTCGATCTGCTGGCTTTGGGCGTGATTGTGTTGTCGGCTTGTGTTTCGG
Proteins encoded:
- a CDS encoding deoxyguanosinetriphosphate triphosphohydrolase encodes the protein MNWTKLLSTRRFRPKDGQIQPTSTPSSQEGIDALRTDFHIDYDRVVFSGAFRRLGRKTQVHPFAEHDHTHNRLTHSVEVASVGRSLGNRVGVMLHKGGFLPPGNTAGDIGAVVQVACLAHDLGNPPFGHTGEDALRDWFRNPAHAVYLEKLSEAERNDVQTYEGNAHSLRILAGLEMYRGKGGMRLTAATIGTLLKYPWTTLDPRGRKKFNIYQTELPFIRRVAEELGLPEYAPDAWARHPLSYLMEAADDICYALLDLEDGVELGLLGDTEVESILSPLTFRETAGAWQQAQSSLQHCAMLRGMAIGRAIDDVAQTFMLHQADLLDGSFKGKDLLALSSAEVQDTLEKAKDLARTRIFRHQSKLMTEIAAFPCLASVLDLLVPAAYALITAGQVSARQSLALDLLKNGDPIRGEDSLYEAYMKILDFVGGMTDNAAARMARELSGVGMI
- a CDS encoding S66 peptidase family protein, which encodes MPKPFAPPKLRSGGHIRILSPSSSVVHIGGFEANLAAKRRLESLGFQVSFSEHYLENDLFGSAGIASRVADIHQAFADASVDAVLATIGGFNSNELLPHLDFDLIRRNPKIFCGYSDTTAVLSAIFAKTGLMTYYGASYSAFKMEELQAYQTQSWLSAVTRSRYVLEPGAQWSSDKWFLPDVRRCLFDTEWKVYRPQAGNSAEGRAIGGNLATFALLNGTPYAVDTADLGDYVLFLESSESHDYLAVSRQLAAVLQVYPEPQAVVFGRFPTECGMTAERWRYILAKHEVLQRVPVLYDLDFGHTQPLFTFALGARVRVDAEHLRIEVDEVAD
- a CDS encoding protein YgfX; translated protein: MQPFRTEFRPSRRAAWLVVFLHTLAAGMLPFLHGYQLGTAAVLLPLSAAYAWRVRCLRHRNAVAALVVDTAGRAQLYGRDGRKTAAWLRPGSLVHRQCCLLHWQTENGRIRQQVWPDMTDADSYRRLLVWARFVPPDPSSVRQKPSFITGVFRRPRE
- the folC gene encoding bifunctional tetrahydrofolate synthase/dihydrofolate synthase — protein: MKHLNDWLAHLETAHSNGLIDMGLGRVGEVKARMGLEPACPVIVVAGTNGKGSVCAFLTHIYRQAGFKVGTLTSPHLLKFNERIVVNGEAADDETIVAAFERIEAARGEISLTYFEFNTLAAVDIFIREHVDVMVLEVGLGGRLDAVNVFDADVAVVTGVDLDHQAFLGDTVEAAAREKAGIFRSGKPAVCGQNPPPESLRGHAQTIGAPLLLAGADFSFDKLDNQQWSFHFMPRHTAGGLFSDGLIRRRHALPIPALRGAYQLGNAACALAAVECLNARLPVDIGAIKRGLLLAENPGRFQVLPGRPLTVLDVGHNPHAARALRQGLMALPFAAKRTAVFSMLADKDMAAVLEVVKDQFDEWFVAPLHLPRGRDAADLQAGLNAAGIEAVRCFGSVADAYRAALAQAAENDRIVVFGSFHTVAEVAAGANG
- a CDS encoding SPOR domain-containing protein; this encodes MANKRFSHPAETIEQLKKKNRRRLVAVSVLVVLAGILLIYNLNNRSDDGSEAGRISIQTASGMEEGGEVAAASENADSDTVSGVVLEPEPGRISQTDLANPFDQTASTADESGQAAPAEDRVADGAEAGSTAASAAVSAPAARQTVDTPEPVVTISGAGRSAEQAAQEAREKAAAATRKLAEEKRRAAAEAAAAQAEKDKAAAQAQRAADAEKARLRQAAQAKREAEEQRSRQEAEAKKAAEAEKRAQEKRAAELKKQQEAARAAEAKKREQAAKAGADRRTEEKRAADRARAALNNQAAKTAKADPQAILNGKAGGGAVIQAGAFTALAQAEQVQQKLAGAGISAYIREADTSKGKVYRVRTGAYPSRAAAEAALAKVRAQGLDGMVIGR